A genome region from Arachis duranensis cultivar V14167 chromosome 6, aradu.V14167.gnm2.J7QH, whole genome shotgun sequence includes the following:
- the LOC107495370 gene encoding FCS-Like Zinc finger 10, with product MLRKRARSIHKDQNHKDQRTMISDADYDCNSLEGTNIKNSSIFNAPLVFVGMGQRGVLDSDSVKSPTSPLDFTWISNLGNPFVRTPRSSLHEGKQQRIWDCNNKVGLGIIDSLELEDNNCSEFSGKILFSSENKKPSLTPQMIINAPNCRTFVDSVKVSKSLPKDFCKLPYTKNSEDSSHMGKFNVLYEIGETIQEHAPFGKTRSFSLDSFTLIDSNVDSDSKDFGSNREIRPPHFIGGSKNSNTYLPEAASICSSNEIVKFLSTSEIENSEDYTCVISHGPSPKTTHIFCDCILRTHSNDFKNHYNEGEDKGVSSIVEDNMLQTPIQCPSGDFLSICYHCNKKLKEGEDIYIYRGEESFCSLACREMEIMIDEARQESSNSASQSPPKMGYHGDIFELGIPTAIAV from the exons ATGCTGAGGAAGAGGGCAAGATCAATTCATAAGGATCAAAATCACAAGGATCAGAGGACAATGATCTCTGATGCTGATTATGATTGCAATTCATTGGAGGGGACGAACATAAAAAACAGCTCAATTTTCAATGCTCCTCTTGTGTTTGTTGGAATGGGTCAGAGAGGGGTTTTAGATTCTGATTCAGTTAAGAGCCCCACTTCTCCACTAGATTTCACATGGATTTCAAATCTAGGAAACCCTTTTGTTAGGACCCCAAGATCTTCACTCCATGAAGGGAAACAACAAAGGATTTGGGATTGTAACAACAAAGTAGGTTTAGGGATCATAGATTCTTTGGAGTTGGAAGATAATAACTGTTCTGAGTTTTCTGGGAAAATTCTCTTTTCATCAGAGAACAAAAAGCCTAGCCTCACTCCACAGATGATTATCAATGCCCCAAATTGCAGAACATTTGTGGATTCTGTTAAGGTATCTAAGTCCTTGCCAAAagatttttgcaagcttccttatACTAAGAATAGTGAGGATTCCTCTCACATGGGTAAATTTAATGTTCTTTATGAGATTGGTGAAACCATCCAAGAGCATGCACCTTTTGGGAAAACTAGGTCCTTCTCATTGGACTCTTTCACCCTGATTGATTCCAATGTGGATTCAGATTCTAAGGATTTCGGTTCAAACCGAGAGATCCGTCCTCCTCATTTTATTGGAGGGAGCAAGAATTCAAACACATATCTGCCTGAAGCCGCCTCCATCTGCTCCTCTAATGAGATTGTGAAGTTTCTATCAACTAGTGAGATTGAAAATTCTGAGGACTACACCTGTGTGATCTCGCACGGTCCCAGTCCGAAAACCACTCACATTTTTTGTGACTGCATCTTGAGAACTCATTCCAATGATTTTAAAAACCACTATAATGAAGGGGAGGATAAAGGAGTGTCCTCCATAGTGGAGGACAACATGTTACAGACTCCAATCCAGTGCCCTTCTGGTGATTTCTTAAGTATCTGCTACCATTGCAACAAGAAACTCAAAGAGGGTGAAGATATTTACATATATAG AGGTGAAGAGTCGTTTTGCAGTTTAGCTTGCCGTGAGATGGAAATCATGATCGATGAGGCGAGACAGGAATCATCGAATTCAGCTTCTCAAAGCCCTCCGAAGATGGGATATCATGGGGATATTTTTGAGCTAGGCATCCCCACGGCCATTGCGGTATAG